The genomic window AAACAACAAATATAAAATGATCCCTATAACTATAGAAAGATCAAAACCTTATTTGGTAACCACTGCCACGGTTAATAATGTTGAAATTCCGGCCAAACTTTTAATAGATGTTGGAAATAGTGACGCCTTTTGGATATTCGAAAATAACAGTATTAAGCTTCCATCTAAAAATTTTCCTGATTTTCTTGGAAAGGGATTTAGCGGCGATATCGAAGGCCACCGGGCTAAAATAGACAAGTTTGCTATTGACGAGTTTGAATTTAAAAAGCCTATTGTTTCTTTTCCAGATTCAATATCTATTCGTAACGTGAAGATGGTTCCAGGACGTATTGGTTCGATTGGAGGTGAAATTCTTAAAAGATTTAATGTAGTTTTTGACTATACAGATAAAAAAATGTATTTGAAGAAAAACGCTAAATACTCAGAACCTTTCACCTATAATAAAAGTGGAATTACGGTTCAGCATCACGGACTACAGTGGGTGCAGGAAACTGTGCGTTTAGAAATGGTACGTGTTTCTACTACGGTTGAAGATTTGCAGGATAAGAATAAAAACAATAACGATTTCAGATACAAATTTGCCCTTAAACCTATTTACGAAATTGTGAATGTCCGTAAAAATTCTGCAGCAGAAAAAAGCGGATTGATGAAAGGTGATATAATTGTAAGTATCAACAGAACTCAGCCGTACAGATATACACTGCAGCAGATTAATAATCTTTTAAAATCTGAAGAGGATGTTTGGATAACCCTTGAAGTAGAGCGAAATAGCGTTGTACTAAAATTTAGGTTTAAACTTGAAGATGAGCTCTAAAAATAAATATTAAATTTTTTTAAGTAACTAAAATAAGAGGATGCCAATTATTTGTAAATAATTTTTGAATATTTTCGAAAAACGTTTTCAAAAAGTAGTTTTTTACTTAGATATTTTACTATGTTTAACAAAAATTTAATCTATGGTCAAAAACTACATTAATTTCTTACAATTTTTATTTGTTTTTATTTTCTTGCTGGTTTTTCCAACAATAACCTCTGCACAATGTGCAGGTTCTGATGCGCAATTAGATTTGTGTACTACTATTTCAGATCCTGCAAATCAGCGCATTTCTTTGTTTTCCTTATTAGGAAATTCTCCAGTTCCGGGAGGGACATGGACAGCTAATACAAACCCACGTGGACTAGATGCGGTCAATGGAGTTTTAAATGCACACCTTATAAGTCAAGGAGGTACTTATGTTTATACCTATACGGCTCCAAGTACGGCAGGTTGTGTAAATAATACTGCAAGAGTAACCATAAGGATAGGTGCATACGCCGGTGTACCAGCTCCCTACGCAACGGTATGCAGCGACGAAAATTTTTTCAATCTTTTTACCGCTTTCAACGGTACTGTTATGGCGCCGCATACGAATGGAGTTTGGACGGATAGCGATGGAAAACCTTTACCAGAATCTTCTATTCCAATTAGAGAGAAAAATGGCGTCTACCAATATACCTACACCGTTCCAGCTGTACTGGCTTGTTCTACTGCTTCGCCTTCTTCAACAGTAATTGTAACAGTAGTGAAGGCACCGAAAGAAGGAAGACCTGACGACTTATTAATTTGTGCCGATACGGAGATCTCACAATATACAGATTTAGATCTACATACCAGACTTACAGACGAAGACAGTGGTGGAGAATGGAGTGGTCCAGGACTTACTTCTACTACCGATCATAATGTGAATTTGGAGGAATTATACAATGCACGCGGCCCAGGAGAATATCAGTATGAATATAAAGTATATGCTTCTCCAAATAATAAAGTTTGTCCCGACAAAACGGCAACAATTAGTATTACGATAGAAAAACGTCTGGATTTTACAGGAGCAAAAATTGATGTCATTAAGGATATTTGCGAACCCGAAATTCCAAGAGCAGTTTATTCTGCAACAATAACACAAGGGGCTCAAGCTATTCCTAACGGACAGTATGAAGTTACTTTTAATGTGTCAGGACCAAATGCAGGAACTCAAAGAATTATTTCAAGTTTTGTAAATGGAGTTCTTAATTTTCCAGTTTCGCCTTCTTATTTTAGAGAAGTTGGAAAATTTACACTTACCATTACCAATATAGTATCAACGGCAAGCAGAAGAGCCTGCGCAAATATTATTGATAATCTATCTGATGTTCTTGAAATACATCCAATTCCACGGTTAGATGGTGCAGTACTGAATTTTGACCCAACATGTCAGAATAAAGATGCCCAAGCTTATTTAACAAATGCAGTTTTATTGCCAGATGGTAATTATAACATTGTATACAATGTTACAGGCGATAATTTTGCGTTAGGGCAGATTCAGAATATAACTGTAGCTGGCGGTGAATCAAATTTTATAATTCCTGGAAACTTAAATCTAAATAGCGGTGCCTCATCTATAGTTATAACTAATATTACCAATACGGTTACAGGCTGTACCAATACAGCAAATGGAAGAGGAAATCTAATTATCAATCCGCTTCCAAATGCAGCTTCAGTTGCTGTTGCAGTAAATGATCGCTGTTTAAATGATCCAGTTTCAGCAGTGGTTTCTGGTT from Flavobacterium fluviale includes these protein-coding regions:
- a CDS encoding PDZ domain-containing protein, with the translated sequence MKKYTILFFGLFLPFLLFSQGGFFLQNNSSKAVIPFKLINNLVFIPIKVNGIELNFLLDSGVEETILFSMEDKQEVSFNNIEKIKLRGLGSEDEIEGLKSTKNILETHGLKSSDHMVFIILDQSFNLSSHIGIPVNGIIGHKFFRNNFVEINYQKKKIIVHARSDKFQEKLNNKYKMIPITIERSKPYLVTTATVNNVEIPAKLLIDVGNSDAFWIFENNSIKLPSKNFPDFLGKGFSGDIEGHRAKIDKFAIDEFEFKKPIVSFPDSISIRNVKMVPGRIGSIGGEILKRFNVVFDYTDKKMYLKKNAKYSEPFTYNKSGITVQHHGLQWVQETVRLEMVRVSTTVEDLQDKNKNNNDFRYKFALKPIYEIVNVRKNSAAEKSGLMKGDIIVSINRTQPYRYTLQQINNLLKSEEDVWITLEVERNSVVLKFRFKLEDEL
- a CDS encoding gliding motility-associated C-terminal domain-containing protein is translated as MVKNYINFLQFLFVFIFLLVFPTITSAQCAGSDAQLDLCTTISDPANQRISLFSLLGNSPVPGGTWTANTNPRGLDAVNGVLNAHLISQGGTYVYTYTAPSTAGCVNNTARVTIRIGAYAGVPAPYATVCSDENFFNLFTAFNGTVMAPHTNGVWTDSDGKPLPESSIPIREKNGVYQYTYTVPAVLACSTASPSSTVIVTVVKAPKEGRPDDLLICADTEISQYTDLDLHTRLTDEDSGGEWSGPGLTSTTDHNVNLEELYNARGPGEYQYEYKVYASPNNKVCPDKTATISITIEKRLDFTGAKIDVIKDICEPEIPRAVYSATITQGAQAIPNGQYEVTFNVSGPNAGTQRIISSFVNGVLNFPVSPSYFREVGKFTLTITNIVSTASRRACANIIDNLSDVLEIHPIPRLDGAVLNFDPTCQNKDAQAYLTNAVLLPDGNYNIVYNVTGDNFALGQIQNITVAGGESNFIIPGNLNLNSGASSIVITNITNTVTGCTNTANGRGNLIINPLPNAASVAVAVNDRCLNDPVSAVVSGLGNLTDVTINYVFLGDNVASETIILKPVNGRAEFQIPAALLLNTGSTIISLTNLKNNITGCDVNLNNVLDSFIIHPIPVPPAVNPQSFCKVDEASVANLVPNGNQYKWYNSPTSTTPLAGTLVLESGNYYVRETSPAGCTSEAATVVVTIEDSPAPVLNSDGQNFCGLNNPTIADLSNNTNIPSTVVWYDAPDNGNLLSGTTPLIEQGRYYGFNFPSADCFSSEYIEVTVTLTACDNVPNTFFVPDGFSPNGDGTNDSFVIKDIEFLYPNYTLEIYNRYGNGMYKGDKNKPAWDGMNYEKSGIAGGVAPNGVYFYVLHFNKDNKPPQQGRLYLNR